Within Triticum dicoccoides isolate Atlit2015 ecotype Zavitan chromosome 1B, WEW_v2.0, whole genome shotgun sequence, the genomic segment AGGCATGGGTGCGGGCGCCCGACTGGGCATTCGCCCAAACCGCCGGGGCGAGGAGGACGGGGCAAGGCCgggcggccaccggaggggaaacgTCGACGGGGAAGCAGCAGGGCGCCACCGGCGACGCGGGCCGGCAGGAGCTGCCCATACGGCGGCGAGCAAGGGGGGGTGGCCAGGACGGTGCGTCGGGGCGGACGAAGCGAGGCCGGGNNNNNNNNNNNNNNNNNNNNNNNNNNNNNNNNNNNNNNNNNNNNNNNNNNNNNNNNNNNNNNNNNNNNNNNNNNNNNNNNNNNNNNNNNNNNNNNNNNNNNNNNNNNNNNNNNNNNNNNNNNNNNNNNNNNNNNNNNNNNNNNNNNNNNNNNNNNNNNNNNNNNNNNNNNNNNNNNNNNNNNNNNNNNNNNNNNNNNNNNNNNNNNNNNNNNNNNNNNNNNNNNNNNNNNNNNNNNNNNNNNNNNNNNNNNNNNNNNNNNNNNNNNNNNNNNNNNNNNNNNNNNNNNNNNNNNNNNNNNNNNNNNNNNNNNNNNNNNNNNNNNNNNNNNNNNNNNNNNNNNNNNNNNNNNNNNNNNNNNNNNNNNNNNNNNNNNNNNNNNNNNNNNNNNNNNNNNNNNNNNNNNNNNNNNNNNNNNNNNNNNNNNNNNNNNNNNNNNNNNNNNNNNNNNNNNNNNNNNNNNNNNNNNNNNNNNNNNNNNNNNNNNNNNNNNNNNNNNNNNNNNNNNNNNNNNNNNNNNNNNNNNNNNNNNNNNNNNNNNNNNNNNNNNNNNNNNNNNNNNNNNNNNNNNNNNNNNNNNNNNNNNNNNNNNNNNNNNNNNNNNNNNNNNNNNNNNNNNtctttctttttggttttctgtttttctttccttttgtattttcttttattatttcttttctgtttaaatcatttaatccatttagccattttataaaaatatgtgtgttgcactataattacctttgtaatattcgtcaaccaccgaacaattttattttaaattttgaaaaattttattgttttcatcaatttgaattttgaatttgaacggtttcgaattattgcgaggatagcaacaggaatcgggatgacgtgccatgattagcgtgggattactgtagcaagattatccgggcgttacacaggGGTGTTGGTGTGGACTGGTGATTTGATGCCATCGTCCATGTCCTGCATCGGCCggttacatgtgtcttggctatatgcatcagagcaaatgatataGATACTGGAATTATACTTTCATGTTCATGAgtctctcttgcaaacaatatgtaccatagcaagagatcttcatgcacatgaatgtgatgcatatacttaccttgtggtcctgAGCTAGCTTGAAGAAGATGTACTagggtaaacaaggttagataacacaagaacatctactagacagagcaagaactaaagagcacaagaataccaagactgggatgacatgtggagtgtgagtactaggtactctatttggatattgacatgtccccaagagtaaagatatgcaaataattccaaagattttcttcccttagatgtctttctccccctgaatctgacatgGGATAATGGGAGTAGAAAGGATAGCAGAAAATTAGAGCAAACAAGAAAATAACCAGAGCAGATAAAGTCATAACATACCATATACCATCATgtatttcccctcttgaagacatgagacaacTTTCCTCTTAAGAGTAAGAGCATCATGAGAAGCTTTTATGAGCacattctctcttatgtgataagctttgatgtgctctctctccccctttgacatcaatttccaagaagggacttctggagcatgagtcaagtaggtttggtcctgcTTCGGCGTGTGAGGGCGGCAGtacccgcctccttctccgcctgctctggcgcgtccgagcagcccgcctcctccttcgcctcatCGGCGACAGCGGAACAcagacgccgccgctccggctgctccgacgcgtcgtaCCACTCCACCTCCTTCTTCTCCATCTCGTAAGCAATGAAAGAAGACATTCGCTACCGCTCCGGCTTctccggtgtctagcagtacagccagaggcgggaggcaatacagatttggtccttccctcaagcctctagagaagttaccatacaagaTGAGCGAGGAGGAAAACAAGAAGATCTGTgaagcccaagtgaaggacttaTTTGAAATGACAaaagctaagaaacatccacctccggaggagaagatagatctggtgaaagcaaagcgcactttggatgccctgaagCAAGCATCACCGCCTCCACCGCGAACCAACTATGGCGCATTattgaaaggacatataaggaagcggagcggtcaggaagtacttgcattgatcaaaggttagcagaacgaataagtgggaaaaaaattcccctgctcggcgaacaagcgaagcaatcgtgccccccactcAAGGTGTATAGCGATATCGTTGCTAAACTTTCGGGGATGGTGCACGATACCAATCTAGGAGATTACATGCCCAACAATGCActttttgatacaatggaggtggacatATTCAAATTCcggcacgggaagcctctcgtgaAACCTGGTCATCCTccactaacaacgatgatgcgaagattccatgattggtacatggacatctgcagcaagtctgggaaggatactttgacgctgagagtaaaagaggagcacgacctcgttggaattgctctgttgtctgttccatatgaggagttcttccagtttttcaattaaaaggccctcgacaaagtaatcatcacttgctactgtttgtaagtactTCTTCTGTAATTAAgtatctatatatagctcagctctttcattgcatgtatatataattatcctcactatattatgcagattgaagatcgcccgaattgaagaaaagacaaatcggtgatattgggttcattgacacaaatctcatagatgaatggaATGTTAAACATGATGCCAAACAAAGCGAGGCCAACTTTCTACGATCGTTacttcaaaatcaaaacaaagatacaatactctttccttacgaattcaagtgagtgttactatcttgtgcatattcagtttcccttattactcgaggttatagtaatgtaattgatgagtcatgcatgtgtgtgcagcttccactttattctactagagattaagcttgagcagggactagtaaccgtcatagactcgAAAGAAAAAATCCcgaggagtatgcgaccatgactaaaatgctcgagaagtaagttcagtcgatcattatcgcaccatataggcaactttgttcatttcctgatatcaagtaattgttttctttgtctggcagggtttggaaaaagttcaccgcagaagctccgggattgTCGGCAGAGCTGCGatttaaacacccgaaagtaagtactactacctagttccacgcatctcccattgattctagctagtttcatcaataccatttagcatgtttgcttatcagtttgattgacctctatttcttgtaaagtggttgtggcaggatcccgggaataattactgtggatactacatttgcgagttcatccgccacacgacctgtgagcggggctactctaaaaaaacaatatgaagtgcgtaagcaataatattcacaattttatttttattaccatcatttgtgttgagtttcactcatatatatgtattgaccctcttcttcaaattagatgtttcagatgcgggatgaactcctaccacaagatcgcatacgagcaattcaagatgaattggcgggattctttcttgaccacgtcatcgataaagacggagaataccatgtagaaattgagttcagatgttaggggattgtaagagatcttatattgtatatatgtagccagtagcgttggatagatatacgaaaacttgttgttcgaccaatctctcagagaaggagaggtcgatcacttctctctgtatatgttcatgacgatcttctgtacttaatggtttccttcatttgcttactagctagctagtgtgtcgagtcctctctatatgtacagtacgtagcgtcgaccaagcacagagataagagaggacacttctgttTATTAGCTAGTTAACACAATATAtggaacccctaaattaaccctacaaaacccccacccacccacccacccccttcCAAAAAAACCCAACACCTaaactgctgacgcgtggatgtcttttggtcccggttggtgccaccaaccgggacaaaaggcccaatctgtcccggttcgtaggcgaaccgggactaaaggtattgggttttaataccgacactttagtcccggttcgggaaTCGAGACAAATGGACCTTAAGAACCGGGACAAAtgtgcctttttctactagtgtaattgATTAAACTTCCTACCTACAGAAACACATATAGGTTCCCGAGGTGTATGTGCGTTGCTTTGTCAACACAACTGAGGAGGCGTACCATGATGAGGTCACTGAGGAAACTATTGCCATCTTTCTCTGTTAGAGATATGACGGGCAAATCAAACGACGAATAACGAAATCAACATAGGAGAGACACAATTttaacagttttgctagaactcatttagatgagatataatttggtctcattcaccttttatagccattggatgtgatgctataagatgcgtgtgtgctgacgtgggttataTCTGctcttgttttcaaagtgaatgagaccaaattatatctcatctagatgagttctaggtactccccaATTTTAATGTGAAAAACCCCTCCAACACGAAGTGGAAAAAACCACAGGCGCCAGTCATCAAATCTTCACTATATCAGGGAAGGTTACAAACGCCGGAGATTTACAACCGATCAACTTTTCCCATGCGGCGGCTTACAAAGGATATATATATAACACAGGTGACCTAGGTCAATATTGATCTGTGTTTATACTTGAATTTATATTTGTGTCGGCCTAAGCCTACCGGCGACGGGCCTCACTCCCTCGCTTGTCAGAAATTAGCCTTTATCTTTATACTTGAATTTGGATCACAACATAACATTCTCACTGCTCTCGAAGGTGTGGCGGCGATGAGCCACTTCAATTCATGCATGATTAAAGATACTCTAGCCAATTTTGGTGAAGATCTAGATAGGGGTCGGTAATCTAACATTTTTAGATATGGCCCGGTTGGAGTACATGAGGGAAATTGCACAATCTAGATGAGACGGCTCCGCTAAATGACGTGGATAGGTTAGGTATAAATTTATGTTTGTTTGTCCGATCCTCATTTATGTTTTGTATAATACTACCGTACTAAAATTTTGGGCATGGTCTTCGTGAGGAATACAGTGACTGATGCAGTGACATTTACGGAGCTCTTTGTTACATTGAGGATTACTCATCACAAAATTGCGCTACTAGGCCTTATCCCAAGAAAATATTAtcttcatgtactccctctgtcccgaaaTACTTGTCAAAAAAATAgatacaaatggatgtatctaaaactaaaatagtaCATCTATATACATTCAATTTCGGGACaaatattttcgaacggagggagtatgattttgAGCCGTCACGCACATCGGTTCTGTTGATTTTAATTTTACCCTCCCTTGCATTTCAGCAGGTGTCACCAAGGCAGAGCGGCAACAGTTTGATGACAAGCCATATTTATCATCTATAGACAAGCCCAACCATACATCATCAAAATTGTTCAGCCGCTGGATTTGCTAGCTTGTCCATTATCATCCGTCCGATCTAGACATGAGCCTCCCTATATATTACTACCATGCAACATGCATTAGTGTGTTTCAAGTGGATTTTAAATCCGATCAAATTAATTAGCTATGAAATTTTCAACCTTTTAAGTTAAGATGTTTTTTTTGTAGTAGAAATTTCCAACACATTTCGTATCTTAAGTAATGAATTCATGGCAGCGGTACGAAATGTGTCGGAAATCAAATTTCGTATCTTAAGATACAAAATGTTCCTTGGGGGACATCTGATCCGATATCTTAAGATACAAAATTTATGCAGCCGCATACGACAATGAGAAATCAAATCTCCCATTCGTGGCAGGCAACGCATGAGTATGGCTAGttgatatagtactccctccgttccgaattacttgtctcgaaaatgaatatatctaaaactaaaatacgtctagatacatccattctcacgataagtaattccgaacggagggggtACAAAAGAAGAAGAGAGAGAAAACTTCAGACGTACGAAATGCCCTACATATTTTCCAGGGTATGATAGCCCTATATATTTTTGAAAACAATCCATGCATGGTGTAATCAAGCCCCGCTATATATCTATCTACAGTTTCATGGGCTCACGTAGGTACGTGTATCACATACATTTGCACAATGCATGTCATGTAGGAGTAATGGAGAAGCCGGTGTTGGTGCAGTTTCCAGCAAGGTCGGAGGAGGACGTGGACAATAATGAGGATCTCTTACCGTGCCTGCCGGCAGCGAGCGGCGCGACGGGCTGGTGGCCTGCGAAGAGGGAGACATGGCCGGCGAGCTTGTCTTTGCGGGAGAAAGTGGTGCCGCAGGAGCATATCCAGCGGTGGTCGCCGCAGTGCTTCTCGTGGGTGCGGAGGTCGGAGAGGACGGAGAAGTGCTTGCCGTTGCAGCGGTTGCAGACGTACATCTTGGGGCAGTGGCTGCGCTTGTAGTGGTTCTTGACGCAGATCACCGACTTGAGTGGCTGGAACTTGGCGTGCCTCCGGTTCCACCGGCAGCCGTCCTGCGGGCACGAGTACTTGTTCCTTCTCCCCGCGGCGTCCACCGCCGCATCGTAGCCGGAGGGCCCGAACAACCTGGTGGTTGGGTTGGCGAGCGCCGCCTTGCTCTTGTACTCGTCGCCGTGCGCGCGCATGTGCATGCGCAGGTTGGCGTCGCGCTTGAACCCCTTGCCGCACACCTGGCAGTAGTGCGTGTACTTGGCCAGCAGCTCGGCCGCGTCTAACTCGATGATCGTCGTGTCCACCGCCGAGTCCGTCGTCGCTTGCGTCGACGATGACACGGCGGCCGCCTCTGCGGACTTTCCAGGGATGTCGTGGCCGCCACCATGGtggtgctgctgctgccactgccgcATGGCATCGACCATGGCCTCCTGGTCATCATCCGCTAGGCCGTTCTTTGCATGGCCGTCGACCACATCCTCCGGCGTGGCCGCGTTATTAACGGATTTTGTCAACGCGCCGAGGCCGTAAGGGTGCTGCAGGGCGTACAACATGGATGTAGCCACGGCGATGATCTCCTGGACGACGGCGCTGGCTCCGGGCACCACGGGGTCGACGACGTGGCCGTGGCCGCGACCGACCGCGAGGCCGACGAGCGGCTCCAGCTGATGTACCTTGTCCTTGAGCACGGACAGGTTGTACAGCAGGGTGCATGTGCTGCGGTGGGTGTCGGGCACCGCCAGCGCCAACCCGCCGTCtccggggaaggcggcgtcctctccAATGCCATTGATTCCATGGAACCGCTGCTGCTGACTTTGTGGGAAGTATGGGCTTGCACCGGCATCTGGGAACATCATCTCGCTAACCCTATCCTATATTGAGCAACAATATGTATATGATCTGCACAAACTCAACAGGAATTCAACAAGTAGCTAGCTAGGGAAGAAGAGATGAATAGGGATCGATGGGGAAGATGGAACTAGAAGAGGGGAAAGGGCAAGTCAACTGGGGCTGCGCACTTGGCAACATCCCTACTTGGAACCTACCTCGAATGGAACCGGACCAGAACTCACACTGCACCACATATGTCATAGGTAtaatatatactactccctccctccgttcctaaatataagtccttgtaaagattccactataaaccacataacggatgtatatagatgcattttagagtgtaaattcactcactttgctccgtatgtagtccataatgAAATgtttacaaagacttatatttaagaacggggGAGTACTACTTAAGTTTATTTTTTGTGAAGAATATACTATCTTCTCTGTTCCAAATTACAAGATGTTTTTGGATATTTTTATATGGAGTACAAACGGACTAAAACGAGTAAACAAATACACTAAAACACGTCTATATACATTTGATTCAGAAAATCCGATTTAGAAAAAAAATAGTACATCTTATAATTTGGAAAAGAATAGTTATGTTTCTACCCCTCTGAACCGAAGTACTGCAGCTTCAATAAAAAaatatgtatggccaagtagacgaATTGTTGGTTTATTTTACTCCAATAATGGTCTGGATGCCACTGTTTTCTAGGGTTGATCTTATTTTCTTGTAGAAGGGTGACCCTTTTGAGGAAATATTGTAAGGAGCAGCTCAGCAAGAATCTATCAAGGGCACACGCTCAGCTTGCATGTGTCGAGATCTGACTGCCCAGTAGGGCCTCCGTAAGACCCACAGGCTTTGgcttcaaaagaaaaaagaaaaacacatAATTATGCACAGTGGCTTTGGCTTCAAAAGAAAAAACATAAAAATGAAATATTGTTAGACAATAAACACATAACTAATCTTCATAAAAGTAAATTATTCTGTTTTGGAGAAGCTAGTGAGGCGATGGCTGATTGTGCTGACCTATTTGGTTGTGCGCAAGGTCAATTCCCGATTAAATATTTATGAATATCAATTCATTGTCAACATCTCACTAATACGGAGTGGAAATATATAGAGGAGCGCTTAGAGAAGCGGTTGACTAGTCTTGATCAACTCCGTCCTtacaaatatggttctctatatgtTTTTTTTCTCAACTCCCAAAAGGGTTCTTGTGGAGGCTGGATTATTTCATAtctagattcttttggcaaggagagaaCAAAAACAAAAAGTACAGGCAGGCTAATTGAAGCGTGGTTTGTAAGCCAAAAGACTAAGGTGTATTTGGCATTCAAATTAATAATGATGTCttacttagtaaatggttgttcaaactacttactgaggatggtgtttggcaaactCTGCTTCGCAATAAGTATCTAGGCCATAAATTTCTGTCCGAAACTTGGTGACTTGCACTTTTGGGCTGGTCTATTGGCTGCGAAGAAACATTTTTTTCACTTTGGATCCTTCACGATAAAAGATGGGTCGGAAATTCGTTTTTGGGACAACATTTAGCTAGGCCTTGCCAGCCTCTAAGCACAATATCCAGCTTTGTACCTCATTGTTTGTAATAAGAATGATACTCTTGCGAATGTGCATATTCATTCCTGCTGAATATTTCTTTCGGGTGGGACTTAATTGGCATTAGTCTTATGTCGATGCAAAATCTGTCATTACAATTGGAATCGATTAACACGACACAAGGACGGAATGTATTTTGCTTGAATCTCACTATATTTGGGTCTTTCACAGTCGACTCTATGTAATGTGCGCTCACACATTCAATGGTCCCAATGAATGataacaaaaaaaattaaatgCCAAAGATTTCACTAAAAGTTAAAATCTTTCGGTGGTATCTTCTAAGGGAAGTTGTGCTAACCACAGTCCACCAAATGTTGAGAATTTGTCGATCGTGACAAGGATAGAGTAGGATCCACCAAAGTGGGGCAGTCCTCTACCGACCGCTTTGCCGAGCATCGCGCTCGGCCAGGCCAATTTTACACTGGGCTGCCCCCAATAATGCCAGACTTACATAACTGGCCTTACGTATTATACGGTTTCTTTTAGTGGTGTAGTACCCCAGCACGTCAAATTACAATATTTCTAGGGAATAGGGATACATATATAAGCCCTCGGACTGATCTAAAAGCCAAATATATCGACCAATATTACTCCGGAGCGATGATCGGGCGAGCCTGTGGGCTTCAAAGTTTGAAATCCACTTCCCATGACCGAACTCAACCCCGTCAAACTACGCACCTCTAGCCTTAATCTTCTGCGAGGTATGATAGTACACTGATTTGGATCCCTCCTTCAGCGTGTTGATAACTTTGAGGCAGTCTGAAGCTATTTTAATTCTTCGGGCAGGTCATGTGCCAatgtgtcggggaagctgatccacgaacacctatgggaccggcggaccgagcccctttcggttcggcagggggcggagatcacacgaagagcggatcgagacgaagcacacgagcaatttacccagcttcggagctctccggagagataacactcctactgctgcatgtctgagtgtattgagttcttgctcgggagcgctgaatgctacagAACACCTCGgccgctaacgagaccgagcgtgtgtgTTATTCTGGCTTCCGAACCGAACCGAACCTCCGAACCTtccaacctcctctacgttgcgcatgggcctccttttatatgctcaaggggtcaccgacaggtggcaacgcagacaagggtaaaaatggaaaaggaattgtggttggtacaactacctgtacagtgtatcctgccTAACCCTGACGgcgggggacaaaggcattaaatgcccgtctgcgtcgcccaaacagtgcagaaagggaccgtcagggacgccaccgctcgccacgatggcaatcttgtcagcgtcgcttgccaccacgcaccgctggctgcacagcctcttgccacgcgcgcctgggaaggtcccaaggcgacacgttggtggatgtgctggagcgcgggtacagggtggttacttgtcgcggtaagcgccttgccgcggtcgttgtcttgtcgcgcccggaagcttgtcgctcaccaggccttgccgggacgcgtggcgcgtcgcggcaagttttttgagatgccttggttggccttcccggcaagctcctcttgccggggccttgtctccttggcttgaatactttgttcttaaatggctccaagggaaccacggaggaccttggcggccgcccggcaagccttgccgcggggtgctacaactgtccgtgcacaagttcgggatactagggtacccctactctagtacaccgacaggagcccccgggcctgggccacacacggtgccgagcgctgttgggccaggcccaaagcagggcacgggcacgcgcggcctgggtcacgccgtatcttactccgtatccaccgcgccctcccccaacggcacgcgtcgaatgcggcgtcgtgggagagatcgtgggtggtttctttattcagaaaggcggaatgtccgccccctccctctttataagaagGGGAAACAGGGgcggttcgcccatctcgccggttgctactccattctcggaaatctccgccgctcccccccttcttcccaaagtcgaaagagagcagcgctccgcctccCATTGCCACCGGCACCAccgacgccgtcgacctcccccgccacctccgccatggctccgaaagccgacaagggaaagggcgtgaagtcagccgaggcgcagcggctcgcggcgctgcgaaaggagcgggcaatcttcccccctcagcttgacgcgaaggagctgagggagtactactaccttttctggtcgacggagacgcgagcgcatccgcgcacgaaggtactctcagctgccgcttcggGACTGGCTCCGagcggatatcccttcttcgcgctgttcttctactgcgggctttgcccgcccttctctgaatttttctgtgacatcatgaacacctacgagttccgcctccttgatttcacccccaacgccgttctgaccatggcagttttcgcacatctctgcgaaaactttgtcggagtccatccaaacgtagctctttttcgccacttctttatgccccgagtcgagagaggggaGCCCCTTGCCagcggaatcgcttggatctcgagagtcggcaagaaggaagcctatctggagggagagctccgcagcaagtgggaggaatggagagcagattggtgctggattgtcgaggagaacccgcagccatttaccgctcgGCACCaaaccccaatagtacgcggcaacgattggagcaacgtggccccggaagacgataggctgaagattgccgtcacccggatcttaCGCCCCAGGCTTGCCGggttcaccgtaggcgccgttggcgcagatttccttcaccgccgcatcgcccccctttaggataggaggagacccgcctgggagttccagaactcggcggatatcatgaggctgcacccaggcctcaacttcaacttcactgtcttggagctcgacgcgatgcttctggaactgttcaagcgcgatcctcaacatccgttcatgctgccgaggagcgtcgttccgctgtgcaacaattcctggctcgaccgcatccgtgcaatgatgccactgtgcgattcgcatggaatcgtcccaacttggcaagagcctgcagacgacgtcgtgcaggagttctttgacagcttggtagaagtgccggtccgccccgatgaacagaagagcctcgcccgcgacaccaccgatgcggagatgcagcgcatcgccactaggctggaagaggcggcggcagcagctgccgcgggcgagtttggattcaccgtggaggaggcagaggcagaggcagcagaggcagcaagccttgccgagcgagaggagcttgccagcgaggaagagcttgtcgggcctgaatctgagtcgagcgagcccgctgagggagagcttgtcgggcccgaaccttcaggcagcttgccgcaagcggagtccccagttccaccaagaaggcgtctccgcaaggctgtggacgtagcggggcggcagacgggtcaacagccgccgcatCGCGCGACGCGCTCGACCGCGGCAAGCATTGTTGCCGCCGGAGCGccccacgccgctgcggcaactggagcagggtcttcccggtccaccgctactgctcctgccaagcggacaagggaacctactcctccgcctcgtcgcaccggaggcgagccggacttcgatctttccgcgctcagctccgacgaggaagaagaagagtaagtttatttgctgtacttgtagttcttcaattcttgctgttttgtcttgtctctgatttgctttactccgaactcattccttttcaggactctggcccagagagcggcgaagagagccaaggtcccggtgattgtcatcgaggacgaacccaccgcaacAGCAGGGGACGTGTctaagaccaccttgccggacccggcaactattccccaaagcagcccccagcgcagcccccagcgtaactaTATAGTTTACTtcttgctgtcaggcgcgcatgggtactctttctttgctgatatctgactgttggtttgtgcaggagcagagcagcctcaccaggagtgcccagaagccgctcccgaaatgccatctgcttcgactacaccgccaagggaggattccccggcaagggagcgttctccgacaagggagcactctccggcaagggacagt encodes:
- the LOC119301865 gene encoding protein SENSITIVE TO PROTON RHIZOTOXICITY 2-like, whose product is MMFPDAGASPYFPQSQQQRFHGINGIGEDAAFPGDGGLALAVPDTHRSTCTLLYNLSVLKDKVHQLEPLVGLAVGRGHGHVVDPVVPGASAVVQEIIAVATSMLYALQHPYGLGALTKSVNNAATPEDVVDGHAKNGLADDDQEAMVDAMRQWQQQHHHGGGHDIPGKSAEAAAVSSSTQATTDSAVDTTIIELDAAELLAKYTHYCQVCGKGFKRDANLRMHMRAHGDEYKSKAALANPTTRLFGPSGYDAAVDAAGRRNKYSCPQDGCRWNRRHAKFQPLKSVICVKNHYKRSHCPKMYVCNRCNGKHFSVLSDLRTHEKHCGDHRWICSCGTTFSRKDKLAGHVSLFAGHQPVAPLAAGRHGKRSSLLSTSSSDLAGNCTNTGFSITPT